A genomic window from Sorex araneus isolate mSorAra2 chromosome 2, mSorAra2.pri, whole genome shotgun sequence includes:
- the PRRT1 gene encoding proline-rich transmembrane protein 1, which produces MSSEKSGLADSVPHTSPPPYNAPQPPAEPPAPPPQATPSSHHHHHHHYHQSGTATLPRLGAGGLASSGTSAARGPSSSATLPRPPHHAPPGSAAGAPPPGCATLPRMPPDPYLQETRFEGALPPPPPAAAPPPPAPSHTAQAPGFVVPTHTGAVGTLPLGGYVAPGYPLQLQPCTAYLPVYPVSAPYAGGTPGGTGVTSTLSPPPQGPGLALLEPRRPPHDYMPIAVLTTICCFWPTGIIAIFKAVQVRTALARGDMVSAEIASREARNFSFISLAVGIAAMVLCTILTVVIIIAAQHHENYWDP; this is translated from the exons ATGTCATCGGAGAAGTCAG gcctCGCGGACTCAGTCCCTCACACCTCTCCACCGCCCTACAATGCCCCCCAGCCTCCAGCCGAGCCCCCCGCTCCGCCGCCCCAGGCAACCCCCTCctcgcaccaccaccaccatcaccactaccaccagTCTGGCACCGCCACCCTGCCGCGCCTCGGGGCCGGGGGCCTCGCTTCCTCCGGCACCAGCGCTGCGCGCGGCCCCTCGTCCTCGGCCACGCTGCCGCGGCCCCCCCACCACGCCCCGCCCGGCTCTGCGGCCGGAGCGCCCCCACCCGGCTGCGCTACCTTGCCCCGCATGCCACCCGACCCTTACCTGCAGGAGACTCGCTTCGAGGGCGCactgcccccgccgccgcccgctgccgccccgcccccgccggcgccCTCTCACACGGCCCAGGCGCCCGGCTTCGTGGTGCCCACGCACACAGGCGCGGTGGGCACGCTGCCGCTGGGGGGCTACGTAGCCCCGGGCTACCCCTTACAGCTGCAGCCTTGCACTGCCTACTTGCCTGTCTACCCCGTGAGCGCG CCCTATGCGGGAGGGACCCCAGGAGGCACAGGCGTCACCTCCACGCTCTCCCCGccgccccagggcccagggctggcgcTGCTGGAACCCAGGCGCCCGCCCCACGACTACATGCCCATCGCAGTGCTGACCACCATCTGCTGCTTCTGGCCCACAGGCATCATCGCCATCTTCAAGGCAGTGCAG GTGCGCACAGCGTTGGCCCGCGGGGACATGGTGTCCGCCGAGATCGCTTCACGCGAGGCCCGGAACTTCTCCTTCATCTCCCTGGCCGTGGGCATCGCCGCCATGGTGCTCTGTACCATCCTTACCGTGGTCATCATCATTGCCGCGCAGCACCACGAGAACTACTGGGACCCGTAA